Proteins encoded in a region of the Euleptes europaea isolate rEulEur1 chromosome 3, rEulEur1.hap1, whole genome shotgun sequence genome:
- the RPL3 gene encoding 60S ribosomal protein L3, with protein MTHIVREVDRPGSKVNKKEVVEAVTIVETPPMVIVGIVSYVQTPRGLRTFKTIFAEHISDECKRRFYKNWHKSKKKAFTKYCKKWQDDEGKKQLEKDFNSMKKYCQVIRVIAHTQMRMLPLRQKKSHLMEIQVNGGTVAQKVDWAREKLEQQVPVSTVFGQDEMIDVIGVTKGKGYKGVTSRWHTKKLPRKTHRGLRKVACIGAWHPARVAFSVARAGQKGYHHRTEINKKIYKIGQGYQIKDGKLIKNNASTEYDQSVKSINPLGGFVHYGEVTNDFIMLKGCVVGTKKRVLTLRKSLLVQTKRRALEKIDLKFIDTTSKFGHGRFQTAEEKKAFMGPLKKDRLAKEEAA; from the exons ATGACCCACATCGTCCGTGAAGTTGACAGGCCTGGATCCA agGTGAACAAGAAAGAAGTTGTAGAGGCGGTTACTATAGTGGAAACCCCTCCCATGGTCATTGTGGGTATTGTGAGCTATGTGCAAACTCCACGTGGCCTTCGCACCTTCAAGACCATCTTTGCTGAGCACATCAGCGATGAGTGCAAGCGTCGCTTCTACAAGAACTG GCATAAGTCCAAGAAGAAGGCTTTTACCAAGTACTGCAAGAAGTGGCAGGATGATGAAGGCaaaaagcaactggagaaggacttcaatagCATGAAGAAGTACTGCCAGGTTATCAGGGTTATAGCTCATACCCAA ATGCGCATGCTTCCTCTGCGGCAAAAGAAGTCTCACCTGATGGAGATCCAGGTGAATGGTGGCACTGTGGCTCAAAAAGTGGACTGGGCCCGGGAGAAGCTGGAGCAGCAAGTGCCAGTATCAACTGTCTTTGGCCAAGACGAAATGATAGATGTCATTGGGGTCACCAAGGGCAAGGGGTACAAAG GGGTTACCAGCCGATGGCACACCAAAAAGCTGCCCCGCAAGACTCACAGAGGACTGCGCAAAGTGGCCTGCATTGGAGCATGGCACCCTGCTCGTGTGGCCTTCTCTGTAGCTCGAGCTGGTCAGAAGGGCTATCATCACCGCACAGAAATCAATAAAAAG ATCTacaagattggccagggataccAAATCAAGGATGGCAAGCTGATCAAAAATAATGCTTCAACAGAGTATGATCAATCTGTCAAAAGCATCAACCCTCTG GGCGGGTTTGTTCATTATGGTGAAGTGACCAATGACTTTATCATGTTGAAAGGCTGTGTTGTTGGGACCAAGAAGAGAGTTCTCACTCTGCGCAAG TCGTTGCTTGTGCAGACCAAGCGTCGGGCCCTGGAGAAGATTGACTTGAAGTTTATTGACACAACTTCCAAGTTTGGTCATGGCCGCTTCCAGACAGCAGAGGAAAAGAAGGCTTTCATG GGACCACTTAAGAAAGACCGTCTTGCCAAAGAAGAGGCAGCATAA